The sequence ACAGAATTCTCGATCCGTACCTGCGCGTACGCCGCGGAAGCCAGAAGGAAGACAACAAGCAATAAGTACGAACGCTTCATGAGTCACTCCGGAATGAGAATGGGCGGGCGGGTGAAGAAAATGAAATTTGGATGCGCGCCTGGAAAAAAACAAGCGAGAGGCGTCGGGGAATGGGAACGGGGAACGGGGAACGGGGAACTGGGAACTGGGAACGAGAGGGGAAGAACGAAATTATCGGACCAGCACATCTTTTAAAGAAACCGCCGGAAGGCGAACCTCGCGCAGGCAATGCTGAACGCACCGAGGAATTCCCGCTGTCCCGCTCTCCCGCTGTCCCGCTCTCCCGCTGTCCCGCTCTCCCGCTGTCCCGCTCTCCCGCTGTCCCGCTCTCCCTACTCCCAACTCCCCACTCCCTACTCCCAACTCCTAGCTCCCAGTTCCTAGCTTCTCTACCCACAGCAGCTCCGGTTTTAATCCTCCGCAACGCTGGCGGCTGCTGGCCAGATTTTCGTCGGACATAAGCCAGAGCAGTTCGGGCATGATGGTGGAATAATGGCGCAACGTATCCAGCTCGATGTTGAACGCGCGGTCGACGGCATCGGAAAATCGTGCGCCCCCCGTCCATGTACGCAGAAAGGCGATCGGTGAGTACAAAGTAATATTATTGACGCCGGGTGCTCCTGACACGGCTGCGAGACCCGCAGTTTCCCAGGTTGCAATAGCAGTTGCCGCGTGACAACATGTCTGATAGAGAGCGCGGACGCCGAGCCGTTCGCGGCTGATAACCGCTGCCAGATCCGCAACAGCCGCCCTCCCATCACTGAACAGGAGAGTGGGACCATCGGAGTGCAGATCGAAGATCAGATCGACCGCGAGACCTCGCGACGACATCGCCCGGATGGAATCCAGCAGGATGCTGCTCCGCGCGCTGCCATCGGTCAGTGCGCAGAAGCTTGTGTAGCGTCCCTCAGCAACCTTTTCCAGTTCGCCGATCATCCACGGTTCGCCATACGCCTCGAGGATGTCGTTGAGCAACATGCCGCGCATCGCCGCTGTATCCACTCCCAGAATTCCGCCGAGCACCTGCAGCACCTGCGGCCTCCGCATCTCAAACGCGAGTTCCAACGCCGATCCTCTCTCGCCGTCACTGTTCTCCACAACCGCGATGAGTCCGGCGGGACCGCAGGCATACACCACGGGTTCGCGTGGAGCAACCGGATCGTCACCGCCGCAACCAAGCAACACAACAACGGTCAACAACAGCAGCACGGCAGTTGCTCGCATGAGACCTCCTTTGGAAAGAAAATGTAGAGGAAGAGATGGGATCAGGCCGCTACGACCCGAACGGCAAAAACTATCACGATCCGCTCACAGGGAAAAGGCGAAAGAACATCCGGTCCTGCCTTCGCACCAACGCCACCACCAACGAACAGATACCGCTTCCACCACTTTACCCCTTTACCTCTTTACCCCTTTACCTCTTTACCCCTTTACCTCATTTCGCCAAGAAAAAAGTATCACGCGCTGATACCATTTCCGGCCATCAAATGCGGTAGATAGCGGATAAACTTGACTCTTTCCGCCCCAAACAGTACCATGTGACACAGGTTGTAGCGCTTCATCAATCCCACACTGCAGCATAGATCGGTGCCATATCGGGAATCCGCACCGGTCGACCATACTATTAACACCGCAACCCGCAACCGCCCCGTATTCAGAGACACCCGTCGATCCGTCACAGCACTGTGAGCGGATTGGCGGAGCGCGGATAAAAGGGTGGGTGCCATAGTGCCTGTGCGACTGACCAGAAGGACGATAGACTATGCATCATTATAAGTACTGGGCAAAGGCCGAACGGAGTGGATCAGCATACCACTTGCTGCCTTACCACCTGCTCGATGTTGCTGCAGTCGGCGATGTGTTGACAAGACACGAGAACACTCTCCCCTCTGAACTCCACGCGCGTGCCGGTCTTGATCCAGACACAGCGCGTGCCTTCGTCTGCTTCCTCCTTTCTCTTCACGATTTTGGCAAGTTCTCTCATACCTTCCAGTATCTGCGCCCCGATATCGACACGTCTCTGAATGGAATTTCGCGGCCGCGGCCCATGGCCTACGGGATGCACCATGGCGCGATGGGAAAATTGCTGTGGGAGGAATGCCTGACACGCAGAATGATGAGCAATCTCGTTGCTGATCGCGCGCACTCACTGAGAATAAACAGCATAAGGCGCGTACTCAACCCGTGGATGGAAACAGTGATGGGGCACCATGGCGCGCCCATTATTTCTACACAAGGATTGTTGCGCGACAAATTCGATGAGCGGGATATCGCTGCTGCGGAGCAACTGTTCGACGATTTGCTGCGGCTGCATTTGCGGGATGGTACCGGTCTGACGGATATCTTTGAGAAAATCGGATCGATGGAAAATGGAGATACAAATCGGCTTTCATGGTTGATGGCCGGACTCACCATTCTGAGCGATTGGGTCGGGTCAAATGCGGAATTATTTCCGTTCCACCCGGAGACGATTCCCATTGAACACTACTGGAGGGAATACGCCCTGCCTCAAGCTGAGGAAGCGCTGCAAACACTCATGCTGTTGCCGACACGTGTGCGGAGTGGGGTAGATTTTCACGCACTGTTTAATGCCGCGATTTGCGACCCGACAGTGAAAATGATACCCACGCCTCTCCAGCGTTACGCTCTCGAATGTGACATTCCTGATGGACCCAATCTCTACATCATGGAGGATTTGACTGGCGCTGGAAAAACCGAGGCGGCGCTGTCCTTGGCCTATCGCATGATGGAAAATGGGCAGGCGGAGGGGTGGTATTTTGCCCTCCCGACACAGGCCACTTCAAATGGCATATTTGCCCGCACCGCTTCAATGTACGAGAACTGTTATGACGAGCGCACGCGGCCGACCATAGTCCTTGCTCATGGAGGAAAGGCGTTTCATGCGCCATTCCAGGCTGTTCTCGCAACCACCATGCATGATACCTTGGACAGTGCTGCCATAGGCATTTTGGAAGACGAGGAGTTCCCAGGTGGCGCGAGCTGCTCCGCGTGGCTAGCTGAGGATTCGCGCCGGGCGTTCCTGGCCAGTGTCGGCGTGGGTACCATCGATCAAGCCCTGTTGTCTGTATTGCCGGTTCGCTATCAGGCGCTACGGCTCTACGGGCTTTCGCGAAAGGTTCTGATCGTCGACGAGGTGCATGCTTACGACTCTTACATGCGAAACCTCCTCGGCGCTCTACTTTCTTTTCACTCCGCCTTGGGTGGCAGCACCATACTGCTTTCCGCAACTCTGCCCTCAGAAATGCGAAGCTACCTGATCCACGCATTCCTCCACCATTTGGGCGACACCCCTCCACACGATCTTCGCTCGGAATATCCGCTCGTAACGCATGTGAGTTGGCAACATGCCCGGCCCGCGGAAACTCCCATCTCCTGCCGCACTGGTGGTAAGCGCGAAGTACAATTCCACTTCTCGGATAGCAAATCCGCCGTTCACGAGAGAATAGGGAACGCAGTGGACCGGGGACAGTGTGTCTGCTGGATTCGCAACACCGTGAATGATGCCATCGATGCGTATCGCGAGCTCATCGTTACGTACGGTCGCGAACGTATCGATCTGTTTCATGCGCGTTTCACACAACATGACCGCTCGAACATTGAGCGCCGGGTCATGACTATGTTCGGCAAGGAAAGCGGACCTGAATCCCGCGCGGGACGTATTCTCGTTGCGACACAGGTGGTGGAGCAGTCGCTCGATCTGGATTTCGATGTGCTGATCAGCGACCTCGCACCTGTAGATTTAATAATTCAACGCGCGGGTCGCCTGCATAGACACAGCCGCGGTGAGCGAGGTAAACCCGAAATGCTCGTATTCGGACCTGTCCCTGTGGACGATGCCGGTGAGGATTGGTATCCATCGTTGTTTCCACGCGCTGCCTGGGTATACCAGGATCATGGTAGGCTGTGGCTTACCGCTCGCGTACTGAGAGAGCGAGATGGTGTGCAATGCTTTCCGGAGCATGCGCGTACGCTTATCGAATCGGTACACGGACCACACGCCGCAGACAACATGCCTGCCGCACTTCGTGCCCCGCATTTTCAGGCTGAAGGGAAGGTCAGAGGACAAGGTTCACTGGCAACCGCCCGTGTACTCAATGTCATGGACGGTTATACCGCGCAAAACACCCGTTGGGAAAACGATCAGATTGCGTCTACACGCCTTGGACAGGGTTCTGTGAGAGTTGTTCTCCTGAAGCGCATCGAGAATACAATAGAACCCTGGCATGGATTCTCCGAAGGTGGAATCATGCTGAGCGGGCTTAATTGCCCCGCCAATCTTTTTAAGGCCGTGCCTGAGTTGAGAAGGGATTCCGTACTGAAGGATTTTCTGGAAACTTATAGAGCCGTGTTCAAATGGGCACGCCCGCTGGTGCTCGCAGAAGATAATGCTGTGTGGTGTGGTCAATCCTCTTCAACGCAGAATGCGGAGATCCTCTGGTGCTACGATTCCGCCTTTGGTTTACAAAAACAGAAAGTCCTATAAACGGGAATCTACCCGGTGTTGGTCCTGGTGCGACGCGTGTCGGTGTGTTGCAATAGGCCAAGCGATGAAGAACTTATGAATTACAGAACTTCTCACAATGATCGAGGCACAGTGATGTACAATCTCCTCAATGAACCCTGGCTACCAGTCCGACGACGGAGTGGTGAGCGACAACGGATCGCATCCTGGCAGATCACAGACAAGCCCGAGGATGCCATCGTGGCGCTCGATTTTCCCCGTCCGGACTTCAACGGCTCGGTGATGCAATTTCTCATCGGATTATATCAGGTCACACTCGCACCCTGGCCCGAGAGCGACTGGCTCGAGCGTTTCACTACACCACCAACGCCGCAGCGGATACGCGAAGCGTTTCAGGCCTTCGAAAAGGCCTTCCTTCTTGATGGTGAAGGGTATCGTTTCATGCAGGATCTGTCAGCCGCCGATGCGGAACCGAAATCGATAAGCGCAATACTGATCGAAGCACCTGGACAACAATCAATACGCGAAAACAAGGATTTCTTCGTCAAGGACGGCTTTGCGAATACGCTTTGCCGTTCCTGTGCCTCAGCCGCATTGTACACCATGCAAAGCAATGCTCCGGCTGGTGGTAAGGGATTCCGCACCTCCTTGCGTGGTGGCGGGCCCTTGAGCACTGTTCTGTACGCAGATAGCTTATGGCATTCAATTGTATTGAACACGCTTCCAGGCAATGTGGCTGCGACCGTGAATGCACGGCTTTTCCCTTGGCTCACTCCCATGCCCACCAGCGAGAAGCAGGAGGTGATCATCCCAACCGACGTTGCTCCCATGCATGAATATTGGGGTATGCCACGACGGATTTTTTTCCATTTCAGCGACCAAGCATCCCTCACTTGCGATGTGTGCGGTGGCAGTGACACCACTCTTGTGACGAAGTACAGCGAACGCAATTACGGCCCGAACTATCAGAGTGGTGTTTGGAAA comes from Ignavibacteriota bacterium and encodes:
- the cas3 gene encoding CRISPR-associated helicase Cas3', translating into MHHYKYWAKAERSGSAYHLLPYHLLDVAAVGDVLTRHENTLPSELHARAGLDPDTARAFVCFLLSLHDFGKFSHTFQYLRPDIDTSLNGISRPRPMAYGMHHGAMGKLLWEECLTRRMMSNLVADRAHSLRINSIRRVLNPWMETVMGHHGAPIISTQGLLRDKFDERDIAAAEQLFDDLLRLHLRDGTGLTDIFEKIGSMENGDTNRLSWLMAGLTILSDWVGSNAELFPFHPETIPIEHYWREYALPQAEEALQTLMLLPTRVRSGVDFHALFNAAICDPTVKMIPTPLQRYALECDIPDGPNLYIMEDLTGAGKTEAALSLAYRMMENGQAEGWYFALPTQATSNGIFARTASMYENCYDERTRPTIVLAHGGKAFHAPFQAVLATTMHDTLDSAAIGILEDEEFPGGASCSAWLAEDSRRAFLASVGVGTIDQALLSVLPVRYQALRLYGLSRKVLIVDEVHAYDSYMRNLLGALLSFHSALGGSTILLSATLPSEMRSYLIHAFLHHLGDTPPHDLRSEYPLVTHVSWQHARPAETPISCRTGGKREVQFHFSDSKSAVHERIGNAVDRGQCVCWIRNTVNDAIDAYRELIVTYGRERIDLFHARFTQHDRSNIERRVMTMFGKESGPESRAGRILVATQVVEQSLDLDFDVLISDLAPVDLIIQRAGRLHRHSRGERGKPEMLVFGPVPVDDAGEDWYPSLFPRAAWVYQDHGRLWLTARVLRERDGVQCFPEHARTLIESVHGPHAADNMPAALRAPHFQAEGKVRGQGSLATARVLNVMDGYTAQNTRWENDQIASTRLGQGSVRVVLLKRIENTIEPWHGFSEGGIMLSGLNCPANLFKAVPELRRDSVLKDFLETYRAVFKWARPLVLAEDNAVWCGQSSSTQNAEILWCYDSAFGLQKQKVL
- the casA gene encoding type I-E CRISPR-associated protein Cse1/CasA; this encodes MYNLLNEPWLPVRRRSGERQRIASWQITDKPEDAIVALDFPRPDFNGSVMQFLIGLYQVTLAPWPESDWLERFTTPPTPQRIREAFQAFEKAFLLDGEGYRFMQDLSAADAEPKSISAILIEAPGQQSIRENKDFFVKDGFANTLCRSCASAALYTMQSNAPAGGKGFRTSLRGGGPLSTVLYADSLWHSIVLNTLPGNVAATVNARLFPWLTPMPTSEKQEVIIPTDVAPMHEYWGMPRRIFFHFSDQASLTCDVCGGSDTTLVTKYSERNYGPNYQSGVWKHPLTPVYVKDDMPRSPVHASAHCLHYRHWPSYVLPGGSGGTVPAPVVELFLSMRNRDLRDENIDTGDIGLNTFGYDMDKMKARCWYEGRMPVFNLPAEELEVYRRRVEGMIEAATLIGGNTVKAVRRAQFGRVESISKNGAIKWTLPKGNSDDAALPQSLTDAFWQYTESQFYRHIHQLRDIVGDTDKEIPLMRSWNDVLSRQAETLFDAIVDSEDYSRTNPRNVVLARKELYGMNRSKKIFELLNIPLEIHAFETQLITEER